The following is a genomic window from Caproiciproducens sp. CPB-2.
AAAAGGGTGGTTAACTGCTGCGGGCGCGTAACCCTGCTGGGTGTTTCCACCCTGAGCGATGAAGTGGCCCGGGCCGCGGCCGCCGGGGGACAGTCCTATGTGGTGATCGAGGATTTGATCAACCGCGCAGGCGAGATTATTTCCCGGTACACAGGGGGCGAGGACAGCTGCGTGGCGTCCTGCGCTTCCGCCGCGATTTGCCTCACAGTGGCCGGGCTGATCTCAAAAGGGAAAAAATCGATTATGGACCGCCTTCCGGACTCCGCAGGGCTTCCGAATGAAATTGTTCTTCAGAAGGGGCACAGCATCGAATTCGGGGCGCCGATGACGACGATGCTCCGGCTTGGAGGCGGGGTGCCGGTGGAAGCGGGCACCGTGAATGAAGTCGTCCCGGAGGACGTGGAAGAGGCCATCAACGAAAGAACGGTTGCTTTGCTGTATGTCAAGAGCCATCACTGCGTGCAGAAGGGGATGCTGGATATCGAAACAATGCGGAATATCGCGCACCGTCACCAGCTCCCCCTGATCATCGACGCGGCGGCGGAAGAGGATTTCCGGAAATACCTCGCCATGGGGGCCGATCTGGTGGTGTACAGCGGGGCAAAGGCCCTTGAAGCGACGACCTCCGGATTTGTGACCGGGAAAAAGGAATATATCGAGTATGCAAAAAAGCAGTACCACGGAATCGGACGCCCCATGAAGATCGGCAAAGAAGGCATTATGGGCCTTTTGAAGGCTTTGGACCGCTATGAAAACAAGGACCGCGAAAAGGAAGTCAAAGAGAATCTGGGAAAAGTGCGCTACCTGTGCGACGAGATCAACAGGATTCCCGGCCTGAAGGCGGTTCAGATCCAGGATGAAGCGGGCCGGGCGATTTACCGGGCCAGAGTGACGGTGGACACGGCGGTCAGCGACAAAAAGATCGAGGACATCAACAGGGAGCTGCGCGCCGGGGACCCCATTATTTACTGCCGGGCCGAATTTCTGAATCTGGGCAAGCTGGACCTTGACCCGAGACCGCTGTGCGAGGGCGACAAGGAACTGATTGTAAGCAGACTGAAAGAAATTATGAAGGGATGAAATCATGGGAATCAATTACTATCATCATCGTGTATGCCTGAACGTGCTGGCCGGAAGCCTGAAAAACGCGGAAGAAATCTATCGGGCGGCGGAAAAGCATGTGGAGGCCGGCGTGCTCTCCGCCAGCTATCCGGATGTTCCGAGCGCGGTAGAGGATATGAAAAAATACATGGACGTGCTGGAAGGGAATCTCTCTGTCGGGCTGGGCGGCGGAAATCCCGCTCAGTGGAAAGCGGTCGCGGAGATTGCAAGGGAAGTCAAGGCCAATCACTTTAACCAGGTGTTTTCCGCGGTCGGCTGCACAAGGGCAAACGTGGGGAATGAATCCAGCCATATCAACGCCCTCGTGTCCCCCTCTGGAACGGCCGGAATGGTGAAGATCTCCACCGGGCCGCTGTCCAAGGACTGCGAACAGCCCGCGGTCATCCCGGTGGACACGGCCATTGCCATGATTCGGGAAATGGGCGGGAACTCCATCAAGTTTTTCCCGATGGGCGGCTTGAAAAGCAGGGAAGAGCTGAAAGCGGTGGCGCAGGCCTGCGCCGGAAACCATTTCATTCTGGAGCCGACCGGCGGGATCAGCCCGGATAATTTCCGTGAAATTATGGAGATTATCTTACAGGCGGGTGTGGAAAAAATCATTCCGCATGTCTACAGCTCTATTATTGACAAAGAGAGCGGAAACACAAAGATTGACGAGGTAAGGAATCTGCTGTCGATCGTAAAAGAATTGGTATAAATTTAGAATTAGGAAAAGAAGATATGAAAGAATTTACTTATACAATCAAAGATCAATTGGGAATTCATGCGAGGCCCGCCGGGATGCTG
Proteins encoded in this region:
- a CDS encoding DgaE family pyridoxal phosphate-dependent ammonia lyase — its product is MSVYQDIGLKRVVNCCGRVTLLGVSTLSDEVARAAAAGGQSYVVIEDLINRAGEIISRYTGGEDSCVASCASAAICLTVAGLISKGKKSIMDRLPDSAGLPNEIVLQKGHSIEFGAPMTTMLRLGGGVPVEAGTVNEVVPEDVEEAINERTVALLYVKSHHCVQKGMLDIETMRNIAHRHQLPLIIDAAAEEDFRKYLAMGADLVVYSGAKALEATTSGFVTGKKEYIEYAKKQYHGIGRPMKIGKEGIMGLLKALDRYENKDREKEVKENLGKVRYLCDEINRIPGLKAVQIQDEAGRAIYRARVTVDTAVSDKKIEDINRELRAGDPIIYCRAEFLNLGKLDLDPRPLCEGDKELIVSRLKEIMKG
- the dagF gene encoding 2-dehydro-3-deoxy-phosphogluconate aldolase codes for the protein MGINYYHHRVCLNVLAGSLKNAEEIYRAAEKHVEAGVLSASYPDVPSAVEDMKKYMDVLEGNLSVGLGGGNPAQWKAVAEIAREVKANHFNQVFSAVGCTRANVGNESSHINALVSPSGTAGMVKISTGPLSKDCEQPAVIPVDTAIAMIREMGGNSIKFFPMGGLKSREELKAVAQACAGNHFILEPTGGISPDNFREIMEIILQAGVEKIIPHVYSSIIDKESGNTKIDEVRNLLSIVKELV